Proteins encoded within one genomic window of Amorphoplanes friuliensis DSM 7358:
- a CDS encoding copper transporter, with protein MINFRYHVVSLTAVFLALAIGLVVGTAALNGPVADTLKDRVDALSKDNSNYREQANQYREELNRTQDFATEVSPALLNGKLAERKILIVVMPSGQDYAEGVTAMLKVAGAKITGTVTVQDKFFDPANAYELLDLADKASQPTVPAEGLPLNSDGVETSSALLSIALLQQTTPVTPSDLTAVLAAYTEPSYLSVSDDIVPGAEATVVVSGLPPVDRDAPKKNQNALTFTTQFANNRPLVVGGNGIGDGNLVAGVRADPNLVKKISTVDNVSTEQGRLATAMTVIERVVAGKVGQYGLSAGATSQIPKAAG; from the coding sequence GTGATCAACTTCCGGTACCACGTGGTGTCGCTCACCGCGGTCTTCCTTGCCCTGGCCATCGGTCTGGTGGTCGGCACGGCCGCGCTCAACGGGCCGGTCGCCGACACCCTCAAGGACCGCGTCGACGCGCTGAGCAAGGACAACAGCAACTACCGCGAGCAGGCCAACCAGTACCGCGAAGAGCTCAACCGCACCCAGGACTTCGCCACCGAGGTCTCGCCCGCGCTGCTCAACGGCAAGCTCGCCGAGCGCAAGATCCTCATCGTGGTCATGCCCAGCGGCCAGGACTACGCCGAGGGTGTCACCGCGATGCTCAAGGTCGCCGGCGCCAAGATCACCGGCACGGTCACGGTCCAGGACAAGTTCTTCGACCCCGCGAATGCGTACGAGCTGCTCGACCTGGCCGACAAAGCCTCGCAGCCCACGGTGCCCGCGGAGGGCCTGCCGCTCAACAGCGACGGTGTCGAGACGTCCAGCGCCCTGCTGTCGATCGCGCTGCTGCAGCAGACGACGCCGGTGACGCCCAGCGACCTGACCGCGGTGCTGGCGGCGTACACGGAACCCAGCTATCTGTCGGTCTCCGACGACATCGTGCCGGGCGCGGAGGCGACCGTGGTCGTCTCGGGCCTGCCGCCCGTCGACCGCGACGCACCGAAGAAGAACCAGAACGCGCTGACCTTCACCACCCAGTTCGCCAACAACCGCCCACTGGTCGTCGGCGGCAACGGCATCGGCGACGGCAACCTGGTCGCCGGGGTCCGCGCCGACCCGAACCTGGTCAAGAAGATCTCCACGGTGGACAACGTCAGCACCGAGCAGGGCCGCCTCGCCACCGCGATGACGGTGATCGAGCGGGTCGTGGCCGGCAAGGTCGGCCAGTACGGTCTCTCGGCCGGCGCGACCTCCCAGATCCCCAAGGCCGCCGGCTGA
- the steA gene encoding putative cytokinetic ring protein SteA, with protein MRLPTLRRTRSVEPGAFSGTARLDRRTKRLVGRLRPGDIAIIDHVDIDRVAADSLVAVGVAAVLNVKPSISGRYPNLGPEVLIQAGIVLIDDLGEEVFDRINEGDLISIEGDTVLLDGEPVATGIQQDTQTVAAAMADAREGLSVQLEAFAANTMDYLKQERDLLLDGVGVPDVETQISGRHVLIVVRGYDYKADLDVLRPYIREFKPVLIGVDGGADALVETGYTPDIIIGDMDSVTDDVLRCGAEVIVHAYPDGRAPGLDRVHGLGVPAVTFPAAATSEDLAMLLADDKGATLIVAVGTHANLVEFLDKGRGGMASTFLTRLKVGGKLVDAKGVSRLYKQNISGSSLLLLVLSAVAAMASAVAVSTVGRAYLSVVSEWWDNLVFQLGQLF; from the coding sequence ATGCGACTTCCCACCTTGCGCCGGACCCGGAGCGTCGAACCGGGAGCCTTCTCCGGCACCGCCCGCCTCGATCGCCGGACCAAGCGCCTGGTCGGACGACTGCGCCCCGGCGACATCGCGATCATCGACCACGTCGACATCGACCGGGTCGCCGCCGACTCGCTGGTCGCCGTCGGCGTCGCCGCGGTACTCAACGTCAAGCCCTCGATCTCCGGGCGCTATCCGAACCTCGGTCCCGAGGTCCTGATCCAGGCCGGCATCGTGCTCATCGACGACCTGGGCGAAGAAGTCTTCGACCGGATCAACGAGGGCGACCTGATCAGCATCGAGGGCGACACGGTGCTGCTCGACGGCGAACCCGTGGCCACCGGCATCCAGCAGGACACGCAGACCGTCGCCGCCGCCATGGCCGACGCCCGCGAAGGCCTGTCCGTGCAGCTCGAGGCGTTCGCCGCGAACACCATGGACTACCTCAAGCAGGAGCGCGACCTGCTGCTCGACGGCGTGGGTGTGCCCGACGTCGAGACCCAGATCTCCGGGCGCCACGTGCTCATCGTCGTGCGCGGCTACGACTACAAGGCCGACCTGGACGTGCTGCGGCCCTACATCCGCGAGTTCAAGCCGGTGCTCATCGGTGTCGACGGCGGGGCCGACGCGCTGGTCGAGACCGGGTACACCCCCGACATCATCATCGGCGACATGGACTCGGTCACCGACGACGTGCTGCGCTGCGGGGCCGAGGTGATCGTGCACGCGTACCCGGACGGGCGCGCGCCCGGGCTGGACCGTGTGCACGGGCTCGGGGTGCCGGCGGTGACCTTCCCGGCCGCCGCGACCAGCGAGGACCTGGCGATGCTGCTCGCCGACGACAAGGGCGCCACGCTGATCGTGGCCGTGGGCACCCACGCCAACCTCGTCGAGTTCCTGGACAAGGGCCGCGGCGGCATGGCCTCGACGTTCCTGACCCGGCTCAAGGTCGGCGGCAAGCTGGTCGACGCCAAGGGCGTGAGCCGGCTCTACAAGCAGAACATCTCCGGCTCGTCGCTGCTGCTGCTCGTGCTCTCCGCGGTCGCGGCGATGGCCTCGGCCGTGGCCGTCTCCACCGTCGGCCGGGCCTATCTCTCCGTGGTGTCCGAGTGGTGGGACAATCTGGTCTTCCAATTAGGACAGCTCTTCTAA
- the tnpB gene encoding IS607 family element RNA-guided endonuclease TnpB, whose protein sequence is MKAVQAYRFALDLTPGQERDVLAHAGAARVAHNWALARAKAVMDQRTAESSYGVPGELLTPPLSWSLAGLRKAWNQAKPQVAPWWPEVSKEAFNTGLDALARGLKNWAGSRTGTRAGRPVGFPRFKSRRRTTPSVRFTTGSIRVEPDRMHVVLPRLGRLKLHESARKLARRLDLGTARIMSATVRRDRGRWHVSFTVEVERAEHIPARPASVVGVDVGIKTLAVLSTGELIDNPRHLVAAQQRMRSLARALSRKTGPDRRTGRRPSKRWEQAAARLGGAHTRVSNLRRDGLHKLTTRLTREHHTIVVEDLNVTGMLRNRRLARHIADAGFAEIRRQLAYKTGWNGGRLLIADRWYASSKTCSACGTVKAKLALSEREYHCQACGLIIDRDRNAALNLAALAAQFDTAGSGPVAGRGADQKPRTRGQVATKRQPGTTPVG, encoded by the coding sequence GTGAAGGCGGTTCAGGCGTATCGGTTCGCGCTTGATCTCACTCCCGGTCAGGAACGTGACGTCCTCGCGCATGCCGGGGCTGCCCGGGTCGCGCACAACTGGGCATTGGCCAGGGCCAAGGCGGTGATGGACCAACGGACAGCCGAGAGTTCCTACGGCGTGCCCGGCGAGTTGCTGACGCCGCCTTTGTCCTGGTCGCTCGCCGGGCTGCGTAAGGCGTGGAACCAGGCAAAACCACAGGTGGCGCCGTGGTGGCCCGAGGTGTCCAAAGAGGCGTTCAACACCGGACTGGACGCACTGGCCCGCGGCCTGAAGAACTGGGCCGGCTCCCGCACCGGCACACGCGCTGGGCGGCCGGTCGGTTTCCCCCGGTTCAAGTCCCGGCGCCGCACCACACCATCGGTGCGGTTCACGACCGGGTCGATCCGGGTCGAGCCCGACCGCATGCACGTCGTCCTCCCGCGGCTGGGCCGGTTGAAGCTGCACGAGTCGGCCCGCAAACTCGCCCGGCGCCTCGACCTTGGGACCGCGCGGATCATGTCCGCCACGGTGCGTCGTGACCGGGGACGCTGGCACGTGTCGTTCACCGTCGAGGTCGAGCGGGCCGAACACATACCGGCCCGGCCCGCCAGCGTGGTCGGTGTCGACGTCGGGATCAAAACCCTCGCCGTGCTGTCCACCGGCGAACTCATCGACAACCCGCGGCACCTCGTGGCCGCGCAGCAGCGGATGCGCTCGCTTGCCCGGGCCCTGTCGCGCAAGACCGGACCGGACCGGCGTACCGGCCGCCGCCCGTCGAAACGCTGGGAACAGGCCGCGGCCCGGCTCGGAGGTGCGCACACCCGGGTGAGTAATCTGCGCCGCGACGGGCTGCACAAGCTGACCACCCGCCTCACCCGCGAGCACCACACGATCGTGGTCGAGGACCTCAACGTCACCGGCATGCTGCGCAACCGTCGCCTGGCCCGGCATATCGCCGACGCCGGGTTCGCCGAGATCCGCCGCCAGCTCGCTTACAAGACCGGGTGGAACGGCGGCCGGCTGCTGATCGCCGACCGCTGGTATGCATCCTCGAAAACTTGCTCGGCATGCGGCACGGTGAAAGCCAAGCTGGCCCTGTCCGAGCGCGAGTACCACTGCCAGGCATGCGGCCTGATCATCGACCGCGACCGCAACGCCGCACTCAACCTGGCCGCCCTCGCGGCGCAGTTCGACACCGCCGGGAGTGGCCCGGTGGCAGGACGTGGAGCCGACCAGAAGCCCCGCACACGCGGGCAGGTGGCTACGAAGCGTCAACCCGGCACGACACCAGTCGGTTAG
- the recN gene encoding DNA repair protein RecN, whose protein sequence is MLEELRITGLGVIDDTTLRLTTGMNAITGETGAGKTMVVTGLGLLFGGRADAGRVRADPGRAVVEGRLRLEGTLGDAVQTRITDAGGEMDDDGSVLLSRTVTIEGRSRAHVGGRSMPVAMLGEVGEQVVAVHGQSDQLRLLRPSEQRAALDRFAGPEHEKLLETYRESFARWRAVVEDLADRRRHARERNQEADLLTLGLDEISRVDPQPGEDDDLRAEVQRLEHAEGLRTAAALAAQALAGGEEATEETPDATSLLGTARRTLEAQATVDPALGELAARVEEAATLVGDVSAELSAYLSALDADPARLEVIYERRAALRALTRKYADDVEGVIAWAENARTRLAALDNSDELLEELDKERVRLAASVGELAGRLTAARVEAAGRFAGQVSVELAGLAMPHARVEIAVQPRVPGRDEPTVTVDGSEVAVGPDGGDDIELRLIAHPGAPALPLQKGASGGELSRVMLAIEVVFAGAGGPPTLVFDEVDAGVGGQAAVEIGRRLARLARTHQVLVVTHLPQVAAFADRHLVVAKDTGGAITTSGVRIVEETERARELARMLAGLPDSDLGIAHAEELLAVADREKRG, encoded by the coding sequence GGTGACCGGGCTCGGACTGCTCTTCGGTGGCCGCGCCGACGCCGGCCGGGTGCGCGCCGACCCCGGACGTGCCGTGGTCGAGGGACGGCTGCGCCTCGAGGGCACGCTGGGTGACGCGGTGCAGACGCGCATCACCGACGCCGGTGGCGAGATGGACGACGACGGTTCGGTGCTGCTCAGCCGCACGGTGACCATCGAGGGCCGCTCGCGGGCGCACGTCGGTGGCCGCAGCATGCCGGTGGCGATGCTCGGCGAGGTCGGCGAGCAGGTCGTGGCCGTGCACGGGCAGTCCGACCAGCTGCGCCTGCTGCGCCCGTCGGAGCAGCGCGCGGCGCTCGACCGTTTTGCCGGTCCCGAGCACGAGAAGCTGCTGGAGACCTACCGGGAGTCGTTCGCCCGCTGGCGGGCCGTGGTCGAGGATCTGGCCGACCGCCGCCGCCACGCCCGCGAGCGCAACCAGGAGGCCGACCTGCTCACCCTGGGTCTCGACGAGATCAGCCGGGTCGACCCGCAGCCCGGTGAGGACGACGACCTGCGCGCCGAGGTGCAGCGACTCGAGCACGCCGAGGGTCTGCGTACGGCCGCGGCACTGGCCGCCCAGGCGCTCGCCGGTGGGGAAGAGGCCACCGAGGAGACCCCCGACGCGACGTCGCTGCTGGGCACCGCCCGGCGCACGCTGGAAGCGCAGGCCACGGTGGATCCGGCTCTGGGGGAGCTCGCCGCCCGCGTCGAGGAGGCCGCCACCCTCGTGGGTGACGTCTCCGCGGAGCTGTCGGCCTACCTCAGCGCGCTGGACGCCGACCCGGCCCGCCTCGAGGTCATCTACGAACGACGGGCGGCGCTGCGCGCACTGACCCGCAAATACGCCGACGATGTCGAGGGCGTCATCGCCTGGGCGGAGAACGCCCGCACCCGGCTGGCCGCCCTGGACAACTCCGACGAGCTGCTCGAGGAGCTCGACAAGGAACGTGTCCGTCTCGCGGCGAGCGTCGGCGAGCTGGCCGGGCGGCTGACCGCCGCCCGCGTCGAGGCCGCCGGGCGCTTCGCCGGACAGGTCAGCGTCGAGCTGGCCGGTCTGGCCATGCCGCACGCACGGGTCGAGATCGCGGTGCAGCCGCGGGTGCCCGGCCGTGACGAGCCGACCGTGACCGTCGACGGCTCCGAGGTGGCCGTCGGCCCCGACGGCGGCGACGACATCGAGCTGCGGCTTATCGCCCATCCCGGTGCACCGGCCCTGCCGCTGCAGAAGGGTGCGTCCGGCGGTGAGCTGTCGCGGGTCATGCTGGCCATAGAGGTCGTCTTCGCCGGTGCCGGTGGCCCGCCGACGCTGGTCTTCGACGAGGTCGACGCCGGTGTCGGTGGTCAGGCCGCGGTCGAGATCGGCCGCCGGCTGGCCCGGCTGGCCCGCACCCACCAGGTATTGGTCGTGACGCACCTGCCGCAGGTGGCCGCGTTCGCCGACCGGCACCTGGTCGTCGCCAAGGACACCGGCGGCGCGATCACCACCAGCGGGGTGCGCATCGTCGAGGAGACCGAGCGGGCGCGCGAGCTGGCCCGGATGCTGGCCGGTCTGCCCGACTCCGACCTGGGTATCGCGCACGCGGAGGAGTTGCTCGCGGTCGCCGACCGGGAAAAGCGCGGCTGA